One genomic segment of Bacteroidota bacterium includes these proteins:
- the nqrE gene encoding NADH:ubiquinone reductase (Na(+)-transporting) subunit E, with product MEYVNIFIKSAFIENMVLSFFLGMCSYLAVSKKVKTAVGLGLAVIFVLGITIPVNWLINNKLLSENGLFHTDLTFLKLIIYIAVIAAMVQLVEMVVEKSSPSLYNALGIFLPLITVNCAILGGALFMDSREYQLGEATVFGLGSGFGWFLAIVAIAAIREKIRYSNVPAPLRGLGIAFIITGLMGLAFMSFIGIKL from the coding sequence ATGGAATACGTAAATATATTTATCAAGTCAGCATTTATAGAAAATATGGTGTTGAGTTTTTTCCTCGGCATGTGTTCTTACCTTGCTGTATCAAAAAAAGTAAAAACTGCAGTAGGTCTTGGACTTGCAGTAATATTTGTACTGGGAATTACCATTCCGGTGAATTGGCTAATTAATAATAAATTGTTGAGTGAGAATGGCCTTTTTCATACAGATCTTACTTTCTTAAAATTGATTATTTATATCGCCGTAATTGCAGCAATGGTGCAATTAGTGGAAATGGTAGTTGAGAAATCTTCTCCCTCGTTATATAATGCATTAGGAATTTTTCTACCTCTTATTACTGTGAACTGCGCAATTCTTGGAGGCGCATTATTCATGGATTCAAGGGAATACCAATTAGGTGAGGCTACAGTATTTGGTTTAGGTTCCGGCTTCGGTTGGTTTTTGGCAATTGTGGCTATCGCTGCCATTCGTGAAAAAATCCGCTATTCAAATGTACCTGCTCCATTGCGTGGATTAGGTATTGCATTTATTATTACCGGACTAATGGGTCTGGCATTTATGAGCTTTATTGGTATTAAACTTTAA
- a CDS encoding NADH:ubiquinone reductase (Na(+)-transporting) subunit F, translated as MDFILLLDLNIIIYSIAAFAGVILFLTVALLYAKTKLTASGDVKITINGKTEEPVIAKPGASLLSTLSEQKIFLPSACGGGGTCAMCKCQVVEGGGDILPTEEGYFTRKEVKDNWRLACQVKVRSDLKINVPAEIFGIKKWECEVVSNRGVATYIKEFVVRLPEGEILHFESGGYIQIDVPVCTVDFKTMDIEPQFKPEWDKYNMWNLTMKNPEPIFRAYSMANHPAEGNIIMLNIRIATPPWDRVKGQFMDVNPGICSSFVFGCKPGDKVTISGPYGEFFIKPTQKEMIYIGGGAGMAPLRSHVFHLFHTEKTTRKVSYWYGGRSLRELFYTDQFRAIEKDFPNFQYNVALSEPLPEDNWTGYKGFIHQVVLDNYLKNHPEPEEVEYYLCGPPQMNAAVMKMLDNLGVPDENIAFDDFGG; from the coding sequence ATGGACTTTATATTATTACTCGATCTCAATATAATTATTTATAGCATCGCTGCATTTGCAGGTGTAATACTTTTTCTTACCGTTGCATTACTGTATGCAAAAACAAAACTTACTGCATCTGGGGATGTAAAAATTACTATTAATGGTAAAACGGAAGAACCAGTAATTGCAAAACCGGGAGCCTCTTTATTAAGCACACTTTCAGAACAAAAAATATTTCTTCCTTCTGCTTGTGGAGGTGGTGGTACTTGTGCCATGTGTAAGTGTCAGGTGGTTGAAGGTGGGGGTGATATTCTACCAACAGAAGAAGGATATTTTACTCGTAAAGAAGTGAAAGATAATTGGCGGCTTGCGTGTCAGGTGAAAGTACGCAGTGATCTCAAAATTAATGTGCCTGCTGAAATATTTGGAATTAAAAAATGGGAATGTGAAGTGGTTTCAAATAGAGGTGTAGCAACATACATTAAAGAGTTTGTTGTGCGATTACCCGAAGGTGAGATTTTACATTTTGAAAGTGGTGGATACATTCAAATTGATGTGCCGGTATGCACAGTGGATTTTAAAACAATGGATATAGAACCACAGTTTAAACCAGAATGGGATAAGTACAATATGTGGAATTTGACAATGAAAAATCCTGAACCGATTTTCCGTGCGTATTCTATGGCAAATCACCCGGCGGAAGGAAATATTATTATGTTGAATATTCGTATTGCAACACCACCCTGGGATAGAGTGAAAGGACAGTTTATGGATGTGAATCCGGGTATTTGTTCTTCGTTTGTTTTTGGATGTAAGCCCGGAGATAAAGTAACTATCAGTGGCCCTTATGGAGAATTCTTTATTAAGCCGACACAAAAGGAAATGATTTATATAGGAGGTGGTGCAGGTATGGCTCCATTGCGCTCACATGTGTTTCATTTATTCCATACAGAAAAAACAACCCGCAAAGTTTCTTATTGGTATGGTGGCCGTTCCTTGCGTGAATTATTTTATACCGATCAATTCCGTGCAATTGAAAAAGATTTCCCAAATTTTCAATACAATGTTGCATTGAGTGAACCTTTGCCGGAAGATAATTGGACAGGTTATAAAGGATTTATTCATCAGGTGGTGTTAGATAATTATTTAAAGAATCATCCTGAACCGGAAGAGGTTGAATATTACTTATGCGGACCTCCCCAAATGAATGCCGCCGTTATGAAGATGTTGGATAATTTGGGAGTGCCGGATGAGAATATTGCGTTCGATGATTTCGGCGGATAA
- a CDS encoding NADH:ubiquinone reductase (Na(+)-transporting) subunit B codes for MDPIKPLRDKISKPLWEKVEELEPSFKKGGMLENLHSTFDAFKTFLFVPPHVTTQGAHIRDGIDMKRTMIIVVFALIPSLIFGILNVGHMHYVANGEHLAFFDGFLAKLGYGLIKVLPIVIVAYVSGLAVEFIFAQFRGHPVNEGYLVSGMLIPLVMPPEIPLWMVALASVFSVIIVKEAFGGTGMNILNVALTARVFIFFAYPTYISGDQVWIAGLQQGPDAFSGATVLGTWAKQGMEGMSNVGFSTFHQQVGYAPIDMIFGFIPGSIGETSKIAILLGAVILIWTGIGSWKIMLSVIVGAFTMGLLLNVVDLMFEFNNPHIGVPAYMHLIAGGLLFGAVFMATDPVTACQTTIGKYWYGFLIGFLAIIIRVLNPAYPEGVMMAVLFMNVFAPLIDYAVIQSNIKRRLARG; via the coding sequence ATGGATCCGATTAAACCATTGCGTGATAAAATCAGCAAACCACTTTGGGAAAAAGTAGAAGAGCTTGAACCCAGTTTTAAAAAGGGCGGCATGCTCGAAAATTTGCATTCCACTTTTGATGCATTTAAAACTTTTTTGTTTGTTCCACCACATGTAACCACTCAAGGGGCGCACATACGTGATGGAATTGATATGAAGCGAACAATGATTATTGTTGTGTTTGCATTAATCCCTTCGCTGATTTTTGGAATATTAAATGTTGGTCACATGCATTATGTTGCCAATGGTGAACACCTTGCTTTTTTCGATGGCTTTTTGGCAAAGCTGGGTTATGGACTTATAAAAGTATTGCCAATAGTTATTGTAGCTTATGTAAGTGGATTGGCAGTAGAATTTATTTTCGCTCAATTTCGTGGTCACCCGGTAAACGAAGGTTATCTCGTTAGTGGGATGCTTATTCCATTAGTTATGCCTCCGGAAATTCCCTTATGGATGGTCGCATTAGCATCTGTTTTTTCAGTAATTATTGTGAAGGAGGCTTTTGGTGGAACTGGAATGAATATTTTAAATGTGGCTTTAACTGCAAGGGTATTTATCTTCTTTGCTTATCCAACTTATATCAGTGGCGATCAAGTTTGGATTGCAGGTTTACAACAAGGTCCTGATGCATTTTCAGGTGCCACAGTTTTAGGCACATGGGCAAAACAAGGCATGGAAGGAATGAGTAATGTCGGATTTTCCACTTTTCATCAGCAGGTGGGATATGCACCCATTGATATGATATTTGGATTTATTCCCGGATCAATTGGTGAAACAAGTAAGATAGCAATATTATTAGGTGCCGTGATTTTAATATGGACAGGAATAGGCAGTTGGAAAATAATGTTATCTGTTATAGTAGGTGCATTTACTATGGGTTTATTATTAAACGTAGTTGATCTGATGTTTGAATTTAATAATCCACATATTGGAGTGCCGGCATATATGCATTTAATTGCAGGCGGATTATTATTTGGTGCTGTATTTATGGCAACAGATCCGGTTACTGCATGTCAAACTACTATCGGAAAATATTGGTATGGATTCTTAATAGGATTTCTTGCAATTATAATTCGTGTTTTGAACCCAGCTTATCCGGAAGGAGTTATGATGGCAGTTCTATTTATGAATGTATTTGCACCACTTATTGATTATGCAGTTATTCAATCAAATATTAAAAGACGTTTAGCCCGTGGATAG
- a CDS encoding TonB-dependent receptor, translated as MKYAYTLLAILLICNFSNLQAQNTRTITGRIVDANDNETLPGVGIFCKQDNSIGTVSDLDGNFTLEIPASTTAIIFRSVGYEEMEVALGSSNKIDVRLKSANLNLDAVVISASRKSEKILDAPASISLITTKQIENTVAITPTANLKGVPGVDIINMGLVQSSVVTRGFNNIFGGSLLTMVDNRYAAVPSLRVNINMFIPTDNSDLERIEILRGPASALYGPNCANGVLHMITKSPLQQDKKYMTTISLGGGFRGKISDTIAIANPIDPSTGSVFANYTPEFDYENLGDRTMYSMALRHSGKVSEKFGYKILGTYFTGTDWKYDDPLEPQYIVKGKQTTDGRETVGDSVLNARDYTINKIGMDVRLDFSPKPDMQLIVASGLTQNNTIEMTGIGAGQGIDWKYYYGQVRFNYKKLFAQVFMNGSNSGETYLLRTGDLITDLSKLYAGQVQYSSTVMNEKLNLIYGMDMILTRPNTDYTINGRYEDDDNINEFGAYLQGDYRLNEKWQFIAALRGDYHNFVEDIFFSPRAAIVYKADSRNTFRLTFNRAFSAPSSNNLNLDILQLADLGGLGELGQGFYGLDYLPSIGVRASGNRQGFTFAYDDNGLPMWHSPYSQAIGGLQNDYYSLDGNNTLNNMTWDMGMELLFQGFAEATGLPTAQVKLLFGPLIPDDISNVSNELRLLNLTTAEFDVIDPSNVQDYGTILNSATTTIEAGWKGGLLNDKLFVTIDAYTTTIYDYVSPLTNITPNVFLDPTTLASDIAPQITAAYTDPTNTIAANLLDGALGDGTPGSGLEPFINQVLGAGSGVPMGTVVPTQFNDASIYVTYVNLGDVTVFGADLGVTYYATDDLRLSLGYSWVNKDSIPLEGAQLGYVGLNAPKNKVAVKASYDINPIDMNVGITFRYQESFPANSGAYVGTVEANHDLDLTFNYMPPWWENSMFSMVIMNIYNHEQQYFVGAPEIGRSMFVKVMKTF; from the coding sequence ATGAAATACGCTTACACACTTTTAGCTATCCTTCTTATTTGCAATTTTTCGAATTTGCAAGCACAAAACACAAGAACCATTACCGGCAGAATAGTAGATGCCAACGATAATGAAACTTTGCCCGGAGTTGGTATTTTTTGCAAACAGGACAATTCCATTGGTACCGTTTCCGACTTGGATGGAAATTTCACATTGGAGATTCCTGCATCCACTACAGCAATTATTTTTCGCAGTGTCGGATATGAAGAAATGGAAGTTGCTTTGGGCAGTTCCAACAAAATTGATGTTCGATTAAAATCTGCAAATTTAAATTTGGATGCAGTGGTAATTAGTGCATCTCGTAAATCAGAAAAAATTCTGGATGCACCTGCTTCCATCAGTTTAATTACAACAAAACAAATTGAAAATACAGTTGCCATTACTCCAACTGCAAACTTAAAAGGTGTGCCGGGAGTGGATATTATTAATATGGGTTTGGTACAATCCAGTGTGGTAACTCGTGGCTTTAATAATATTTTTGGTGGCTCACTGTTAACGATGGTTGACAACAGATATGCGGCTGTTCCTTCGTTGCGTGTAAACATCAATATGTTTATTCCAACTGATAATTCTGATCTTGAACGTATTGAAATATTAAGAGGTCCGGCTTCTGCACTGTATGGACCTAATTGCGCAAATGGTGTATTGCACATGATTACAAAATCACCTTTGCAACAAGATAAAAAATATATGACCACAATTAGTTTAGGTGGAGGTTTTCGTGGAAAAATTAGTGATACAATTGCTATTGCAAATCCGATTGATCCTTCCACAGGTTCTGTATTTGCAAATTATACTCCTGAGTTTGATTACGAAAATCTTGGTGATAGAACAATGTATTCTATGGCATTGCGACATAGCGGAAAAGTTTCTGAAAAATTTGGTTATAAAATTTTAGGCACTTACTTCACAGGCACGGATTGGAAATATGATGATCCTCTCGAACCACAATATATTGTGAAAGGAAAACAAACTACTGATGGTAGAGAAACTGTTGGTGATTCTGTTTTAAATGCTAGAGATTATACAATTAATAAAATCGGAATGGATGTAAGACTTGATTTCAGTCCGAAGCCGGATATGCAATTAATTGTTGCTTCCGGATTAACACAAAACAATACAATTGAAATGACAGGCATTGGTGCAGGTCAGGGAATTGACTGGAAATATTATTATGGTCAGGTGCGATTTAATTATAAAAAATTATTTGCACAAGTATTTATGAATGGAAGTAATTCCGGTGAAACGTATTTGTTACGCACAGGAGATTTAATTACTGACCTTTCAAAATTATATGCAGGTCAAGTGCAATATTCATCCACAGTGATGAATGAAAAATTAAATCTTATTTATGGTATGGATATGATTCTTACTCGTCCGAATACAGATTATACAATCAATGGTCGTTATGAAGACGATGATAATATCAATGAGTTTGGCGCATATCTGCAAGGTGATTATCGCTTAAATGAAAAGTGGCAATTCATAGCTGCTCTTCGTGGCGACTATCATAATTTTGTTGAAGATATTTTCTTTTCTCCTCGTGCTGCAATTGTTTACAAAGCAGATTCACGCAATACATTCCGCTTAACTTTTAATCGTGCGTTTAGCGCACCATCCAGTAACAATTTAAATCTTGATATTTTGCAATTAGCAGACTTAGGTGGTCTTGGAGAATTAGGTCAGGGCTTTTATGGTTTGGACTATTTGCCTTCTATTGGTGTACGTGCAAGCGGCAACAGACAAGGATTTACATTTGCTTATGATGATAATGGATTACCTATGTGGCATTCTCCTTATTCGCAAGCAATTGGCGGATTGCAAAATGATTATTATTCATTAGATGGTAATAACACTTTAAATAATATGACATGGGATATGGGTATGGAATTATTATTTCAAGGATTTGCTGAGGCAACAGGTTTACCCACAGCACAAGTGAAATTATTATTCGGCCCATTAATTCCGGATGATATTTCGAATGTATCCAACGAGTTGCGTTTATTAAATCTTACTACTGCAGAATTTGATGTAATTGATCCTTCCAACGTTCAGGATTACGGAACAATTTTAAACTCTGCAACCACTACAATTGAAGCAGGATGGAAAGGTGGTTTATTAAATGATAAATTGTTTGTTACAATAGATGCCTATACAACTACAATTTATGATTATGTAAGTCCGCTGACGAATATTACACCAAATGTTTTTCTTGATCCAACTACTTTAGCAAGTGATATTGCTCCACAAATTACTGCCGCATATACGGATCCTACAAATACAATTGCTGCAAATTTATTAGATGGTGCATTAGGTGACGGAACTCCTGGAAGTGGTCTGGAGCCTTTTATTAATCAAGTTCTTGGAGCAGGTTCAGGTGTGCCGATGGGTACTGTAGTTCCTACCCAATTTAATGATGCATCTATTTATGTTACTTATGTAAATCTGGGTGATGTAACTGTGTTTGGTGCCGATCTGGGTGTTACTTATTATGCTACTGATGATCTTAGATTATCGTTAGGATATTCTTGGGTGAATAAAGATTCTATTCCTTTGGAAGGTGCGCAATTGGGTTATGTAGGATTGAATGCACCTAAAAATAAAGTAGCTGTAAAAGCAAGTTATGATATTAATCCAATAGATATGAATGTTGGAATTACATTCCGTTATCAGGAAAGTTTTCCTGCAAACTCGGGAGCATATGTTGGCACTGTAGAAGCAAATCATGATTTAGATCTTACTTTCAATTATATGCCACCATGGTGGGAGAATTCTATGTTCTCGATGGTGATAATGAATATTTATAATCATGAGCAACAATATTTTGTAGGTGCGCCGGAAATTGGTCGCAGCATGTTTGTGAAAGTGATGAAAACTTTTTGA
- a CDS encoding FAD:protein FMN transferase: MKKLIFVVNTIAIFVFASCTSSVKMVEVKSHGETMGSDFNITYLDSAGRDLSGALDSLLLEFNAIFSTYDSTSVISQFNDSDTGIALIGSNLEWFTRLMIAADSVYQYSHGAFNPAVAPLVKYWGFYGKQKSLEVDASQKTIDSLLVIAQWENIYQYNQFLKKKNPKARLDVNAFAPGFAADLLGEFLEYNNIHNYLIEIGGEVRARGVNANKHNWTVAIMQPEELSKQYISTIALQNKALATSGNYNKYVMVEGKRYGHTINPHTGYPETNNLLSATIITDEGIYADAFATACMVMGFENAKQFVENNASLQAYFIYTDAEDNMQTWYSSGLKDLVEERKN; this comes from the coding sequence ATGAAGAAATTAATATTTGTTGTTAATACCATTGCAATTTTTGTTTTTGCATCATGCACATCATCAGTAAAAATGGTGGAAGTAAAATCGCATGGCGAAACCATGGGTTCCGATTTTAATATTACTTATTTAGATAGTGCAGGTCGTGATTTAAGTGGAGCGTTGGATAGTTTGTTATTAGAGTTTAATGCAATATTCAGCACTTATGATTCCACATCCGTTATCTCTCAATTTAATGATAGTGATACTGGAATTGCATTAATAGGAAGTAATTTAGAATGGTTTACACGATTAATGATTGCAGCAGATTCTGTGTATCAATATTCGCATGGTGCATTTAATCCTGCTGTTGCGCCGCTTGTAAAATATTGGGGATTTTATGGTAAACAAAAATCATTGGAAGTGGATGCTTCGCAAAAAACAATTGATTCACTTTTGGTAATTGCACAATGGGAAAATATATATCAGTACAATCAATTTCTAAAAAAGAAAAACCCAAAAGCGAGATTAGATGTAAATGCATTTGCACCCGGTTTTGCTGCGGATTTATTGGGTGAATTTTTAGAATATAATAACATACATAATTACCTGATTGAAATTGGTGGTGAAGTAAGAGCAAGAGGAGTAAATGCAAACAAACACAACTGGACTGTTGCTATTATGCAACCGGAAGAATTATCCAAACAATATATTTCAACCATTGCATTGCAAAACAAAGCATTGGCAACAAGTGGTAACTATAATAAATATGTAATGGTGGAAGGCAAGCGATATGGACATACAATTAATCCGCATACCGGTTATCCCGAAACCAATAATTTATTAAGTGCAACAATTATTACCGATGAAGGAATTTATGCAGATGCATTTGCTACAGCATGTATGGTAATGGGTTTTGAAAACGCAAAACAATTTGTAGAAAACAATGCTTCATTACAAGCATATTTTATTTACACCGATGCAGAAGATAATATGCAAACCTGGTATAGTAGCGGACTGAAAGATTTGGTGGAAGAGAGAAAGAATTAA
- a CDS encoding NADH:ubiquinone reductase (Na(+)-transporting) subunit D, translating to MSETTIVKTKTELFGKKERRLLTDPFNDSNPITVQILGICSALAVTVALRNALVMSVAVIIVTAFSNLIISLLRNTIPGRIRMIIQLVVIASLVSIVEMVLHAYQYDVYKQMSVYIGLIITNCILMGRLEAFAMANKPWQSFLDGIGNGVGYGAILVTVAFFRELLGKGSLFGYSLLPSWYVPNGLMLIPAAAIFLIGIIIWIQRARNTKLIDIS from the coding sequence ATGAGCGAGACAACAATAGTAAAAACCAAAACCGAATTATTCGGCAAAAAGGAAAGACGTTTACTCACTGATCCGTTTAACGACAGTAATCCGATTACTGTGCAGATACTTGGTATTTGTTCTGCGCTTGCGGTTACTGTTGCTTTAAGAAATGCATTGGTAATGTCTGTGGCAGTAATTATTGTAACTGCTTTTAGTAATTTAATTATATCACTGCTGCGCAATACAATTCCCGGACGCATTCGGATGATTATACAATTGGTGGTAATTGCATCCCTCGTTTCTATTGTTGAAATGGTGTTGCATGCCTATCAATATGATGTCTATAAACAAATGTCTGTTTATATCGGATTGATTATTACCAACTGTATTTTAATGGGAAGATTGGAAGCTTTTGCAATGGCAAATAAACCCTGGCAATCTTTTTTAGATGGTATTGGTAATGGAGTGGGATATGGTGCTATTTTAGTTACCGTTGCTTTCTTCCGTGAATTACTCGGTAAAGGTTCTTTATTTGGATATTCACTTTTACCTTCCTGGTATGTACCCAATGGATTGATGTTGATTCCTGCTGCTGCAATTTTTTTAATTGGAATAATCATCTGGATTCAAAGAGCACGTAACACCAAACTTATTGATATTTCCTAA
- the nqrC gene encoding NADH:ubiquinone reductase (Na(+)-transporting) subunit C gives MYTIVYASIVTVIVAIALAFAHSSLEPQMLENEKLATQKDILRSVGLVDLPNTAEVYGKSITSVVIDANGKLVEGVPAETVSMAAEYKKPEADQIHPLFIYTADDGSKKYILPVFGNGLWDKIWGYVAIESDFNTIAGVSMDHKSETPGLGAEIKDNPEKYDDPFIGKSIYDSNNNYVSIRMVKGGIKEPEHEIDGISGATITSDGVNEMMERGIGYYLSYFETIKNQTSLK, from the coding sequence ATGTATACAATTGTGTATGCCTCAATTGTTACAGTGATAGTGGCCATTGCACTTGCCTTTGCGCATAGCAGTTTAGAACCTCAGATGCTGGAAAATGAAAAGCTTGCTACGCAAAAAGATATTCTGCGTTCTGTAGGCTTAGTTGATCTTCCTAACACTGCAGAAGTTTATGGTAAATCAATCACTAGCGTTGTGATTGACGCCAATGGAAAATTAGTGGAAGGTGTGCCTGCAGAAACAGTTTCTATGGCTGCTGAATATAAAAAGCCCGAAGCTGATCAAATTCATCCCTTATTTATATATACCGCTGATGATGGCAGTAAGAAATATATTTTGCCTGTTTTTGGAAATGGACTATGGGATAAAATTTGGGGCTACGTTGCTATAGAAAGTGATTTTAATACGATCGCTGGTGTGTCAATGGATCATAAATCAGAAACACCTGGCCTTGGTGCTGAAATAAAAGATAATCCCGAAAAATATGATGATCCATTTATTGGTAAATCTATCTATGATTCAAACAATAATTATGTTTCTATCCGTATGGTGAAAGGAGGCATTAAAGAACCTGAACACGAAATAGATGGAATCTCAGGTGCTACTATTACCAGTGATGGTGTGAATGAAATGATGGAACGAGGCATTGGTTATTATTTGAGTTATTTTGAAACCATTAAAAATCAAACCTCATTAAAGTAA
- the mazG gene encoding nucleoside triphosphate pyrophosphohydrolase, whose amino-acid sequence MHNTEEKKQAFERLLTIMDELRAQCPWDKKQTIHTLRNLTIEETYELVDAITASDFKGIKEELGDILLHILFYSKIASEENEFDIADVLNAQCEKLIHRHPHIYGDVKVADEEEVKKNWEQLKLKEGKKSILQGVPKSLPAMIKAYRIQEKAAQVKFEWEHKQQVWEKVDEELLEFKEIALSENPDAKRLEEEFGDLMFSLINLSRFIKVDPENALELTNLKFIKRFQYIEEKAREQNRNLNDMTLEEMDVFWNEAKR is encoded by the coding sequence ATGCATAATACAGAAGAAAAAAAACAAGCATTTGAAAGATTGCTCACCATTATGGATGAGCTGCGGGCGCAATGCCCCTGGGATAAGAAACAAACGATACACACACTTCGCAATCTCACTATTGAAGAAACTTATGAGTTAGTGGATGCAATTACAGCTTCTGATTTTAAAGGAATAAAAGAAGAGCTTGGTGATATTCTGTTGCACATACTTTTCTATTCAAAAATTGCATCTGAAGAAAATGAGTTTGATATTGCAGATGTATTGAATGCACAATGTGAAAAATTAATTCATCGTCATCCGCATATTTATGGTGATGTAAAAGTGGCTGATGAAGAAGAAGTGAAAAAGAATTGGGAGCAATTGAAATTAAAAGAAGGAAAGAAATCTATTTTGCAAGGTGTTCCTAAATCATTACCCGCAATGATAAAAGCATATCGCATTCAGGAAAAAGCAGCACAAGTAAAATTTGAATGGGAACATAAACAACAGGTTTGGGAAAAAGTGGATGAAGAACTCTTGGAGTTTAAAGAAATTGCATTATCCGAAAATCCCGATGCAAAAAGATTGGAAGAAGAGTTTGGTGATTTAATGTTTTCACTTATTAATCTTTCCCGATTTATAAAAGTAGATCCGGAGAATGCATTGGAGTTAACCAATTTAAAATTCATAAAACGATTTCAATACATTGAAGAAAAAGCAAGAGAACAAAACAGAAATTTAAATGATATGACGTTGGAAGAAATGGATGTGTTTTGGAATGAAGCAAAAAGGTGA